In the Engystomops pustulosus chromosome 2, aEngPut4.maternal, whole genome shotgun sequence genome, one interval contains:
- the CTPS1 gene encoding CTP synthase 1 isoform X4, with product MMAASVPGEVFVLDDGGEVDLDLGNYERFLDIRLTKDNNLTTGKIYQSVINKERKGDYLGKTVQVVPHITDAIQEWVMRQALIPVDEDGVEPEVCVIELGGTVGDIESMPFIEAFRQFQFKVRRENFCNIHVSLVPQPSATGEQKTKPTQNSVRELRGLGLSPDLIVCRCTTPLDTSVKEKISMFCHVEPEQVICVHDVSSIYRVPLLLEEQGVVEYFRKRLDLPIGRQPRKLLMKWKEMADRYDRLLESCSIALVGKYTKFSDSYASVIKALEHSALAINHRLEIKYIDSADLEPSTLQQDPVRYHEAWQKLCSSDGVLVPGGFGVRGTEGKIQAISWARKQKKPFLGVCLGMQLAVVEFAREVLGWKDANSTEFNSQTSHPVVIDMPEHNPGQMGGTMRLGKRRTIFHSQNSILRKLYGNQEFVEERHRHRYEVNPELRHQLEARGLTFVGQDTEGERMEVVELEDHPYFVGVQYHPEFTSRPIKPSPPYFGLLLASAGRLPQYIDRGCRLSPRDTYSDRSGSSSPDTEIAELKLSMINHD from the exons GGGAGGTGTTTGTACTTGATGACGGAGGTGAAGTTGACTTGGACCTTGGAAATTATGAGCGTTTCCTGGACATCCGACTAACAAAAGATAACAATTTAACAACTGGAAAGATTTATCAGTCTGTCATTAACAAGGAAAGAAAAGGGGATTATCTAGGGAAAACAGTGCAAG TGGTCCCCCACATCACAGATGCTATCCAGGAGTGGGTGATGCGACAGGCATTGATTCCTGTAGATGAGGATGGAGTGGAACCAGAAGTCTGTGTAATTGAG TTAGGAGGAACTGTGGGTGACATTGAAAGTATGCCTTTTATTGAAGCTTTTCGACAGTTCCAATTCAAAGTGCGAAGAGAGAACTTTTGTAATATTCATGTCAGTCTTGTACCTCAG CCAAGTGCTACTGGTGAACAGAAAACGAAGCCCACGCAGAACAGTGTACGGGAGTTACGAGGACTGGGCCTCTCTCCAGATCTT ATTGTCTGTAGGTGCACAACGCCTTTGGACACTTCAGTAAAGGAGAAGATTTCTATGTTTTGTCATGTTGAACCTGAGCAG GTGATTTGCGTGCATGATGTGTCTTCTATATACAGAGTTCCACTTTTGCTGGAAGAACAAGGGGTGGTGGAATATTTTCGTAAAAGATTGGATCTTCCCATTGGGCGCCAGCCTCGCAAATTACTCATGAAGTGGAAAGAAATGGCAGATAG GTATGACCGTCTGCTGGAGTCCTGCAGCATTGCTTTGGTGGGAAAGTACACAAAATTTTCAGATTCTTACGCATCTGTGATCAAAGCCCTTGAACATTCTGCCCTAGCTATAAACCACCGCCTGGAGATCAAG TATATAGACTCAGCTGATTTGGAGCCTAGTACGCTGCAGCAGGATCCTGTGCGGTATCATGAGGCCTGGCAGAAACTCTGCAGCTCAGA TGGTGTTTTGGTTCCTGGAGGATTTGGTGTACGAGGGACAGAAGGGAAAATCCAGGCTATATCCTGGGCACGCAAGCAGAAGAAACCATTTTTGG GAGTGTGTCTGGGGATGCAGTTAGCGGTTGTTGAATTTGCCAGAGAAGTACTTGGCTGGAAAG ATGCCAATTCTACAGAGTTTAATTCCCAAACAAGCCATCCAGTA GTGATTGACATGCCCGAACACAACCCAGGACAGATGGGAGGAACCATGAGACTGGGAAAGAGGAGAACGATCTTCCACTCTCAGAATTCTATCCTGC GGAAACTGTATGGTAATCAGGAGTTTGTAGAAGAAAGACATCGGCACAGATATGAG GTCAATCCAGAGCTCAGACATCAGCTAGAGGCTCGAGGACTGACCTTTGTTGGTCAGGATACAGAAGGGGAAAGAATGGAGGTTGTGGAGTTAGAAG ATCATCCATATTTTGTTGGAGTTCAGTATCACCCAGAGTTCACATCACGACCTATAAAACCTTCTCCTCCATACTTTGGTCTTCTGCTGGCTTCTGCAGGAAGATTACCTCAGTATATTGATAGAGGATGCCGGCTATCCCCTAG AGATACATACAGTGACAGAAGTGGGAGCAGTTCCCCGGACACAGAAATTGCAGAACTCAAATTATCAATGATAAATCATGACTGA
- the CTPS1 gene encoding CTP synthase 1 isoform X1: protein MKYILVTGGVISGIGKGIIASSVGTILKSSSLHVTSIKIDPYINIDAGTFSPYEHGEVFVLDDGGEVDLDLGNYERFLDIRLTKDNNLTTGKIYQSVINKERKGDYLGKTVQVVPHITDAIQEWVMRQALIPVDEDGVEPEVCVIELGGTVGDIESMPFIEAFRQFQFKVRRENFCNIHVSLVPQPSATGEQKTKPTQNSVRELRGLGLSPDLIVCRCTTPLDTSVKEKISMFCHVEPEQVICVHDVSSIYRVPLLLEEQGVVEYFRKRLDLPIGRQPRKLLMKWKEMADRYDRLLESCSIALVGKYTKFSDSYASVIKALEHSALAINHRLEIKYIDSADLEPSTLQQDPVRYHEAWQKLCSSDGVLVPGGFGVRGTEGKIQAISWARKQKKPFLGVCLGMQLAVVEFAREVLGWKDANSTEFNSQTSHPVVIDMPEHNPGQMGGTMRLGKRRTIFHSQNSILRKLYGNQEFVEERHRHRYEVNPELRHQLEARGLTFVGQDTEGERMEVVELEDHPYFVGVQYHPEFTSRPIKPSPPYFGLLLASAGRLPQYIDRGCRLSPRDTYSDRSGSSSPDTEIAELKLSMINHD, encoded by the exons GGGAGGTGTTTGTACTTGATGACGGAGGTGAAGTTGACTTGGACCTTGGAAATTATGAGCGTTTCCTGGACATCCGACTAACAAAAGATAACAATTTAACAACTGGAAAGATTTATCAGTCTGTCATTAACAAGGAAAGAAAAGGGGATTATCTAGGGAAAACAGTGCAAG TGGTCCCCCACATCACAGATGCTATCCAGGAGTGGGTGATGCGACAGGCATTGATTCCTGTAGATGAGGATGGAGTGGAACCAGAAGTCTGTGTAATTGAG TTAGGAGGAACTGTGGGTGACATTGAAAGTATGCCTTTTATTGAAGCTTTTCGACAGTTCCAATTCAAAGTGCGAAGAGAGAACTTTTGTAATATTCATGTCAGTCTTGTACCTCAG CCAAGTGCTACTGGTGAACAGAAAACGAAGCCCACGCAGAACAGTGTACGGGAGTTACGAGGACTGGGCCTCTCTCCAGATCTT ATTGTCTGTAGGTGCACAACGCCTTTGGACACTTCAGTAAAGGAGAAGATTTCTATGTTTTGTCATGTTGAACCTGAGCAG GTGATTTGCGTGCATGATGTGTCTTCTATATACAGAGTTCCACTTTTGCTGGAAGAACAAGGGGTGGTGGAATATTTTCGTAAAAGATTGGATCTTCCCATTGGGCGCCAGCCTCGCAAATTACTCATGAAGTGGAAAGAAATGGCAGATAG GTATGACCGTCTGCTGGAGTCCTGCAGCATTGCTTTGGTGGGAAAGTACACAAAATTTTCAGATTCTTACGCATCTGTGATCAAAGCCCTTGAACATTCTGCCCTAGCTATAAACCACCGCCTGGAGATCAAG TATATAGACTCAGCTGATTTGGAGCCTAGTACGCTGCAGCAGGATCCTGTGCGGTATCATGAGGCCTGGCAGAAACTCTGCAGCTCAGA TGGTGTTTTGGTTCCTGGAGGATTTGGTGTACGAGGGACAGAAGGGAAAATCCAGGCTATATCCTGGGCACGCAAGCAGAAGAAACCATTTTTGG GAGTGTGTCTGGGGATGCAGTTAGCGGTTGTTGAATTTGCCAGAGAAGTACTTGGCTGGAAAG ATGCCAATTCTACAGAGTTTAATTCCCAAACAAGCCATCCAGTA GTGATTGACATGCCCGAACACAACCCAGGACAGATGGGAGGAACCATGAGACTGGGAAAGAGGAGAACGATCTTCCACTCTCAGAATTCTATCCTGC GGAAACTGTATGGTAATCAGGAGTTTGTAGAAGAAAGACATCGGCACAGATATGAG GTCAATCCAGAGCTCAGACATCAGCTAGAGGCTCGAGGACTGACCTTTGTTGGTCAGGATACAGAAGGGGAAAGAATGGAGGTTGTGGAGTTAGAAG ATCATCCATATTTTGTTGGAGTTCAGTATCACCCAGAGTTCACATCACGACCTATAAAACCTTCTCCTCCATACTTTGGTCTTCTGCTGGCTTCTGCAGGAAGATTACCTCAGTATATTGATAGAGGATGCCGGCTATCCCCTAG AGATACATACAGTGACAGAAGTGGGAGCAGTTCCCCGGACACAGAAATTGCAGAACTCAAATTATCAATGATAAATCATGACTGA
- the CTPS1 gene encoding CTP synthase 1 isoform X5, producing MRQALIPVDEDGVEPEVCVIELGGTVGDIESMPFIEAFRQFQFKVRRENFCNIHVSLVPQPSATGEQKTKPTQNSVRELRGLGLSPDLIVCRCTTPLDTSVKEKISMFCHVEPEQVICVHDVSSIYRVPLLLEEQGVVEYFRKRLDLPIGRQPRKLLMKWKEMADRYDRLLESCSIALVGKYTKFSDSYASVIKALEHSALAINHRLEIKYIDSADLEPSTLQQDPVRYHEAWQKLCSSDGVLVPGGFGVRGTEGKIQAISWARKQKKPFLGVCLGMQLAVVEFAREVLGWKDANSTEFNSQTSHPVVIDMPEHNPGQMGGTMRLGKRRTIFHSQNSILRKLYGNQEFVEERHRHRYEVNPELRHQLEARGLTFVGQDTEGERMEVVELEDHPYFVGVQYHPEFTSRPIKPSPPYFGLLLASAGRLPQYIDRGCRLSPRDTYSDRSGSSSPDTEIAELKLSMINHD from the exons ATGCGACAGGCATTGATTCCTGTAGATGAGGATGGAGTGGAACCAGAAGTCTGTGTAATTGAG TTAGGAGGAACTGTGGGTGACATTGAAAGTATGCCTTTTATTGAAGCTTTTCGACAGTTCCAATTCAAAGTGCGAAGAGAGAACTTTTGTAATATTCATGTCAGTCTTGTACCTCAG CCAAGTGCTACTGGTGAACAGAAAACGAAGCCCACGCAGAACAGTGTACGGGAGTTACGAGGACTGGGCCTCTCTCCAGATCTT ATTGTCTGTAGGTGCACAACGCCTTTGGACACTTCAGTAAAGGAGAAGATTTCTATGTTTTGTCATGTTGAACCTGAGCAG GTGATTTGCGTGCATGATGTGTCTTCTATATACAGAGTTCCACTTTTGCTGGAAGAACAAGGGGTGGTGGAATATTTTCGTAAAAGATTGGATCTTCCCATTGGGCGCCAGCCTCGCAAATTACTCATGAAGTGGAAAGAAATGGCAGATAG GTATGACCGTCTGCTGGAGTCCTGCAGCATTGCTTTGGTGGGAAAGTACACAAAATTTTCAGATTCTTACGCATCTGTGATCAAAGCCCTTGAACATTCTGCCCTAGCTATAAACCACCGCCTGGAGATCAAG TATATAGACTCAGCTGATTTGGAGCCTAGTACGCTGCAGCAGGATCCTGTGCGGTATCATGAGGCCTGGCAGAAACTCTGCAGCTCAGA TGGTGTTTTGGTTCCTGGAGGATTTGGTGTACGAGGGACAGAAGGGAAAATCCAGGCTATATCCTGGGCACGCAAGCAGAAGAAACCATTTTTGG GAGTGTGTCTGGGGATGCAGTTAGCGGTTGTTGAATTTGCCAGAGAAGTACTTGGCTGGAAAG ATGCCAATTCTACAGAGTTTAATTCCCAAACAAGCCATCCAGTA GTGATTGACATGCCCGAACACAACCCAGGACAGATGGGAGGAACCATGAGACTGGGAAAGAGGAGAACGATCTTCCACTCTCAGAATTCTATCCTGC GGAAACTGTATGGTAATCAGGAGTTTGTAGAAGAAAGACATCGGCACAGATATGAG GTCAATCCAGAGCTCAGACATCAGCTAGAGGCTCGAGGACTGACCTTTGTTGGTCAGGATACAGAAGGGGAAAGAATGGAGGTTGTGGAGTTAGAAG ATCATCCATATTTTGTTGGAGTTCAGTATCACCCAGAGTTCACATCACGACCTATAAAACCTTCTCCTCCATACTTTGGTCTTCTGCTGGCTTCTGCAGGAAGATTACCTCAGTATATTGATAGAGGATGCCGGCTATCCCCTAG AGATACATACAGTGACAGAAGTGGGAGCAGTTCCCCGGACACAGAAATTGCAGAACTCAAATTATCAATGATAAATCATGACTGA